The DNA segment GCGGTCGGGGTCCTCGTAGAAGCGCGCGAGGAACGGGTTCTCCTCGACGACCTCGAGCACGACCCGCGCGCCGAGGCGTTCGGCGAGGAGGTGCGTCAGGCTGGTCTTGCCGACCCCGATGGGGCCTTCGATCGCGATGGTGGCCACGGCCGTCCTCCGGTCCACGAGAATACCGCAGCGACCCCCGAGCACCGCGCCGGCGACCGCGCGTGCTAGCATCCGCTCAGGCATGGACGAAGACTCGCCTCCCAGTCGACCGCGGCGCCCGCGAAGGTCGCCGCGCAGCCCCCACCCCCCCACCTCCGGATCGTCAGGTGCCGGTCGGACGCGTACGGCGCGTCCGGGCCTCGTCGCGTGGGGCGTCGCCCTGCTCGTCGGCGTGCCGCTGGTCGCGTGGGCGCAGGTGCCCGCCGCGCCCGAGACGGGCGTGCAGGCGTGGCAGGTGGCGCTGTTGGTGGTGCTCCTGGCGCTCTCCGGCCTGATGTCGGGTTCGGAGACGGCGCTGACGGCGCTCGGGGCGTGGAAGATCCGGCAGTTGCGCGAGGAGGGCCTCGACCCGACCGGGGTGTTCGGCCTGCTCGAGCGGCAACCGACGCGCTTCATCACGACGCTGTTGATCGGCAACAACCTGGTGAACATCGGAGCGACCGCGCTCGTGACGCAGATGTCGATCCAGCTCTCGCGCCAGGTCGGCTTCGCGGAGTCCCTCGCGGTGGGCTACGCCACCGGCCTCATGACGTTCCTGGTGTTGATCTTCGGGGAGATCACGCCGAAGTCGTTGGCGGTCCACAACGCCGTGGGCTTCAGTCGCGTCGTGATCCGTCCCGTGTACGTCCTCTCGGTCGTGCTGTACCCCGTGGGGCGCTTCTTCACGTGGATCACGACGCTGCTGCTGCGCAGCGTCCGGCTGGAGCCGGCCTCGTCGCCGTTGATTACGGAGAACGAACTGCGCCTCATGCTCCGCAGCGCCGAGGAGTCCGGCGTCATCGAGGCGCAGGAGGAACGGATGATCAAGGGGATCATCGATCTCGAGGAGACCGTGGTGCGCGAGGTCATGACGCCCCGCGTCGACGTCGTGGCGGTCGCCGCCGACGCGCCGCTCGAGGACCTGTTGGCGTTGGTGACCGAGCACGGCTACAGCCGCCTTCCGGTGTACGAGGAGACGATCGACGAGATGCGCGGCATCGTCCTCGCGCGGGACCTGCTGCCCTACCTCGGGCGGCCCGAGGCGTTGGCGCGCCTCACGGTCGCGGACCTGATGGGGCCCCCGCAGTACGTGCCGGAGACCCTGTCGGTCCTGAACCTGCTGCGCGACATGCGCCAGCGCAAGGTGCACCTCGCGGTCGTCGTCGACGAGTTCGGGGGGACGGCGGGCCTCGTGACGCTCGAGGACGTCATCGAGGAGATCACCGGCGAGATCTACGACGAGAGCGACGAGGTGGAGGCCGCCGACGTCGTGGGGCAGGGGGACGGGACGTACCTGGTGCAGGGCACCACGAACCTCGAGGAGGTCGGGGAGGCGCTGCAGCTGGTGTTCGAGGACGAGGGCGAGTACGACACCCTCGCCGGGTTCCTGATCGCGCGGTACGGCTCGATCCCGCAGGTCGGCGACCGACTGGCGCACGACGGCGCCGACTTCGAGGTCGTCGAGGGGGACGAACGTCGCGTCAGTCGCGTCCGGGTGACGCTGCACCGGACGCCGTTCCCGCACGACCTGGACGACGGGGCGGACGACGGCGCGGCGGAGGGCGCGACGTCCGACGTCGCGCCCTCCGTTCAGGGGGGCGTCGCGTCGCTCGACCCCGACGCGTCCGACGTCCCCCCGCGGTAGCGGCGCACCACCCGCGGCCCGATCCGCGCGAGCAGTTCGTAGGGGATCGTGCCGAGCCGCGCCGCGAGCCGCGCGGCGTCCGCCGGCCCGGACCCGGCGAGCAGCGTGACGCGGTCGCCGGGCGCGAGGTCCGCGTCGCCGACGTCGAGCATCAGTTGATCCATGCAGACGCGCCCCACGACCCGGGCGGGGGCGTCCCCGCCGGGGAGGGCGGCGTCGCCGAGGTTCGACGCGCCGCGCGGGTAGCCGTCGGCGTACCCGAGCCGGACGGTCGCGATGCGCGTCGCGCGCGGCGCGGTCCAGGCGTGCCCGTAACTGATGGCGGTGCCGGCCGCGACGTCCTTGACGAACGTGACGGGCGCGTCGAGCGTCAGGGCGGGCGTGAGGTCCGCGGCGGCGTCGGCCAGGTCGGGACTGGGGGCGTGCCCGTAGACGGCGATCCCGGGCCGGACGAGGTCGTGATGCGTCGCGGGGTGCGCGAGCGTCGCGGCGCTGTTCGCCGCGTGGCGGAGGGGGGGCGTGAGGCCGTCGGCCGCCACCGCCGCGAGCGTCGCCTCGAACTGCGCGTGCTGCACGTGGGTCGCGGTCCGGTCCGCCTCGTCCGCGCGGGCGAAGTGCGTCCACACCCCCTCGAGGCGGACGCCGGGCGCGTCGGCGACGGCGCGCGCGACGGCGGCGGCGTCGTGGGGGCCGCGCCCGATGCGGCCCATGCCGGTGTCGACCGCGACGTGGAGGGGCACGTCGTGGGGAAGGTCGCCGGCCGCCCGGAGGGGGGCGGCGGCCCGGGCGGCGGCGGCGACGTCCGCGGTCGTCGCGACGCTCAGGTCGACGCCGCGCGGAAGCAGCGACGCCAGGACCGTCTCGGGGAGCGGTCCGAAGAGGAGGATGCGGCCGGTGACGCCGGCGTCGCGCAAGGCGCGCGCCTCGTGCGGCGTCGCGACCCCGAACCAGCCGACGCCCGCCCCCTCGAGGGTGCGAGCGACGGGCACGAGCCCGTGCGCGTACGCGTCCGCCTTGACCGCCGCGAGCAGCTCGGTGCCTCCCTCGAGGCGCGCCCGGAGGCGGCCCGCGTTCGCGGCGATCGCGTCGAGGTCGATCGTGGCGACCGGCGCGGCGGCGTCGAGCGGGTCGGGGTGGCTCATGGCCCGAGCCTACCGCTCCCGGAGCGCGTCTGGCCGGCGCTCAGTCGTGCGCGGCGGGGGTGACGCCCGGCGCGCCGGTCCGTCGCGCGGAGCGGCGCCAGAGGTCCCACACGGCGATGGCGAGCGAGGCGGCGACGAGGACCTGCACGACGTGCATCACGTCGTGCACCGCGCCGACGCGGGCGGTCGTCAGGACGGCGGACGTCGCGGTGTCCGCCTCCCCGCCGGCGCGCGCGACGACGCGCGCCGCCCAGAAGGTCCCGAGCACGGCGATGCCGCCCGACTGCCCGAACGCTCGCGTCAAGCCCAGCAACGCCCCCGTGACGCCCGACCGCCCGTCCGGGGCGGAGCCCATGATGGCGGTGTTGTTCGGGGTTTGGAAGGTCGCCATCCCCAGCCCGACGAACGTGAACCGCAGGACGAAGCCCAACGCGGTCGTGTCCGCGTCGAGGGTCGCGACGAGGGAGAAGCCGACGAAGGCGAACGCGAGGCCGGCGACCGTGACGCGGCGCGCCCCGAACCGGTCGGCGAGGGTGCCGGCGAGCGGCGCAACGATCACCAACAGGATCGGGGTGACCGACATCAACAGCCCCACGTTCCGCGGCGCGAGCCCGAGGACGTCCTCGAGGTAGAACGGCATGACGAAGATCGTGCCGGCGATCGACACGAACACGCCGAGCGCGATGACGAGGCCCATCGTGAGCTCCGCGTTGCGGAAGAGCGCGAGGTCCAGCACCGGTTGTGCGGTGCGGCGCTCCCACGCGAGGAAGAGCGGGAGCCCGACGACGACACCCAGCGTCGCGGCGAGGATCCACGGGTCGAGCGCGCCGCGCTCCGGCGCCAGCGTCAACGCCAACGACCCGCTGGCGAGC comes from the Trueperaceae bacterium genome and includes:
- a CDS encoding hemolysin family protein; this encodes MPLVAWAQVPAAPETGVQAWQVALLVVLLALSGLMSGSETALTALGAWKIRQLREEGLDPTGVFGLLERQPTRFITTLLIGNNLVNIGATALVTQMSIQLSRQVGFAESLAVGYATGLMTFLVLIFGEITPKSLAVHNAVGFSRVVIRPVYVLSVVLYPVGRFFTWITTLLLRSVRLEPASSPLITENELRLMLRSAEESGVIEAQEERMIKGIIDLEETVVREVMTPRVDVVAVAADAPLEDLLALVTEHGYSRLPVYEETIDEMRGIVLARDLLPYLGRPEALARLTVADLMGPPQYVPETLSVLNLLRDMRQRKVHLAVVVDEFGGTAGLVTLEDVIEEITGEIYDESDEVEAADVVGQGDGTYLVQGTTNLEEVGEALQLVFEDEGEYDTLAGFLIARYGSIPQVGDRLAHDGADFEVVEGDERRVSRVRVTLHRTPFPHDLDDGADDGAAEGATSDVAPSVQGGVASLDPDASDVPPR
- the alr gene encoding alanine racemase — encoded protein: MSHPDPLDAAAPVATIDLDAIAANAGRLRARLEGGTELLAAVKADAYAHGLVPVARTLEGAGVGWFGVATPHEARALRDAGVTGRILLFGPLPETVLASLLPRGVDLSVATTADVAAAARAAAPLRAAGDLPHDVPLHVAVDTGMGRIGRGPHDAAAVARAVADAPGVRLEGVWTHFARADEADRTATHVQHAQFEATLAAVAADGLTPPLRHAANSAATLAHPATHHDLVRPGIAVYGHAPSPDLADAAADLTPALTLDAPVTFVKDVAAGTAISYGHAWTAPRATRIATVRLGYADGYPRGASNLGDAALPGGDAPARVVGRVCMDQLMLDVGDADLAPGDRVTLLAGSGPADAARLAARLGTIPYELLARIGPRVVRRYRGGTSDASGSSDATPP
- a CDS encoding MFS transporter translates to MELNPAAHDPRRRAWILAAASLGAFVATFTGTAVNVALPTLAKAFDVPFAAVQWVVLAYLLTTAALMPIVGRIADMVGKRVVLLVGFATYAGATLAAGLAPDLAWLIAFRLVNGVGSAILTSIGLAIVTDVFPAAQRGRAIGINGAVLSVGVVIGPTLGGFLVDLGWRFVFLAGAPVALAGLVLAAFAVPPYPAGARQRFDLPGALLLSALLASGSLALTLAPERGALDPWILAATLGVVVGLPLFLAWERRTAQPVLDLALFRNAELTMGLVIALGVFVSIAGTIFVMPFYLEDVLGLAPRNVGLLMSVTPILLVIVAPLAGTLADRFGARRVTVAGLAFAFVGFSLVATLDADTTALGFVLRFTFVGLGMATFQTPNNTAIMGSAPDGRSGVTGALLGLTRAFGQSGGIAVLGTFWAARVVARAGGEADTATSAVLTTARVGAVHDVMHVVQVLVAASLAIAVWDLWRRSARRTGAPGVTPAAHD